One window of the Parasphingopyxis algicola genome contains the following:
- a CDS encoding aldo/keto reductase, protein MTISTEPLPPPAGRLLYADGPEVSPLAWGMWRFRGDDVGAARERVEAALDARITLFDTADIYGPDNGEPFGAAEALLGRVFAEAPDLRDRMVLASKGGIVIGTPYDSGRAYLERAIDASLARLGVDHIALWQVHRPDILTHPEELARTLEEAVRAGKIGAVGVSNFTGAQIESLAHFLTIPLATTQPEFSPLALASAEDGQFDQAMRLGLSVLAWSPLGGGRIAQPETGRERAVATALDAVAEAQGVSRAAATYSWIMAHPARPIPIVGSQTPARIAEAADALKVRWTRSDWYAVFEAARGEPLP, encoded by the coding sequence ATGACGATCAGTACCGAACCGCTCCCGCCGCCCGCCGGCCGGCTGCTCTACGCGGACGGTCCCGAGGTGAGCCCGCTGGCCTGGGGCATGTGGCGCTTCCGGGGCGACGATGTCGGCGCGGCGCGCGAACGAGTCGAGGCGGCGCTCGACGCCAGGATCACGCTGTTCGACACGGCCGATATCTACGGCCCCGACAATGGCGAGCCGTTTGGCGCGGCCGAGGCGTTGCTGGGGCGCGTCTTCGCCGAGGCGCCGGATCTTCGCGACCGGATGGTGCTGGCGAGCAAGGGCGGGATCGTGATCGGTACGCCCTATGATTCGGGCCGCGCCTATCTCGAACGCGCGATCGATGCGTCGCTCGCCCGGCTCGGCGTCGACCATATCGCGCTCTGGCAGGTGCACCGGCCCGATATCCTGACCCATCCCGAAGAGCTGGCGCGGACGCTCGAAGAGGCGGTCCGGGCGGGCAAGATCGGGGCGGTCGGCGTTTCCAATTTTACCGGCGCGCAGATCGAGAGTCTCGCGCATTTTCTCACCATCCCGCTCGCGACCACCCAGCCCGAATTCTCGCCACTCGCACTGGCGTCAGCCGAGGACGGTCAGTTCGACCAGGCGATGCGGCTCGGCCTGTCGGTGCTCGCTTGGTCGCCGCTCGGCGGCGGGCGGATTGCGCAGCCGGAAACCGGGCGGGAACGGGCGGTCGCGACGGCGCTCGATGCGGTCGCCGAAGCCCAGGGCGTGTCGCGCGCCGCGGCGACCTATAGCTGGATCATGGCGCATCCGGCCCGGCCGATTCCGATCGTCGGCAGCCAGACGCCGGCGCGCATCGCCGAAGCGGCCGATGCGCTGAAAGTCCGCTGGACGCGCAGCGACTGGTATGCAGTCTTCGAGGCGGCGCGCGGCGAGCCCCTGCCTTAG